In Drechmeria coniospora strain ARSEF 6962 chromosome 03, whole genome shotgun sequence, the DNA window ggcatgcCCAGCAtgcccgacgccgaggtcgagtgGACGGTCCATGTCGAGGATGGCATGCCGGCCGACACGATTCTCGGTCTCGAAAAACTCGGACACGACGTCGTCTCGACCAAGGGCGCGCAGAGAGGACTGTTCGGTCGGGGGCAGATCGTTCGGCGCACGCTCGACGCGGTGGATGGAACCGTCGTTTggtcggccggcagcgacATGAGGGCCGACGGAGCGGCGTATCCGGCGTAATCACCCCAACGGTAGGCACGCGAATCAACTCGCCGAGATCAAGTTTCGTTTCGAATGTACATGGTTTTAACACACGGTGCCGCAGCTAcggctgttgctgctgctgctccgcctcctccaccagAAGTCCCTTGTCCTCGAACATCTTGCCGAGGTCGCCGGTCTTGAACAAGTTCTGGACGATGTCGGCACCCCCGATGAACTCGTTTTCGACGTAAAGCTGGGGTATCGTGGGCCAATCCGAGTATTCCTTGATGCCCTGtcggagctcggcgtcgtcgaggacgttgAAGGCGGCAAACTTGTGCGGGTTGACGCCCTGCAGGCCAAGGATCTGGATGACGCCACGGGAGAAGCCGCATTGGGGCATCTCGGGCGTGCCCTTCatgaagaggacgacgggtGCAGATGCGATGGCCTTGTCGATGGCGCCGCGCGTCTGATCCGACAACAGGCGCAGCTGAAGGAAGCCCAGAGGCTGCCGAGGGGAGCGCGAGACAGGCCGAGCGGCCTGCCGCAACAGGTTCTAGGTGGTTCGTCAGCAGGTCCAGTTCATCAGCGGCCATCTTTCCGTCGAATGCGCACCGAGGTAAGTGTGCGGGAGAACATGACCGAGCACAGTTGGCTGGCGGTATGGCGAAGGCGAGAATGAAGGCGTCGAGGGAAAGTTGCGACAAGCAGCCAAATGCTTCAGGTACCtgcctgcatgtactccgtacagctacagtgcttgtacggagtacagaacggagtacaattCGGAGTATAGTTGTTGCTGCTTCAACCGCTGACCAATCAAGCACAGCTGATTATCAACACACAAGAGCTGCGACCTACCCTGTACCGACCGACGAGCACAACAAATGCCCACACTCACACGACAGCTTCGAAAGTTGGCCTCTTGAGCCTCTCTTCATTGGGATAGACTCAAGAGTTCAGTTTTTCTCATTATTTACTTTTCGTTTTCTTTGCTAGCATTGACATTTCTCACAGCCGAGATGGCTAGCTGTGGCCTCAAGCGCACGAGCAACCAAACTATGCTTCACAGTGTGTCGCAACGTACTAATATAACATGTCTCATAAACTTTGAACCCTTTCGGATATGGTTTTGCTGTCGTCTACGTCATGGAATTAAAGTCGAAGCCAAGTTTCCCCTCCCCCAAATCTAATGTGTCCTCGCTGATCCGTGCATTTTGTGTTATAGTCCTCGAATCACTCGACCGTGACGCTCGTCTAGACGCTGCTGAAGTCATTGCCCGAAACTCAACACTCTTCCAGCTAGTTCGTCATGTGCCGCTAGATCTTGTATAGCAAGACTTTGCCAGTCACGGCAAGTCTCGCTCCGCAGATTAAGAAGAAGCCTACCaccatcgacgccgccgcgaaAGCTTGCGCATATAGGTAGCGCCCATCGTTCCTTGTGATCAACAGACCGGCGATTGGAGGACCGGTGAGGACGGAGAAGCTGACAATCGTCTATGGGTACGCTACGTCAGCCTCGATTCTCACGCACCCTTCCGCAGAATCGTTGGTGCACTTACAAAAATCATGCCCATTCTGACGCCCGACTTCTTCAAATCCGTCGTCAGGCTACTCAGCGTGGCCGGAAACATGGCTTGAAGAGCATTGCCAACGATGCCGTACACCACGGTCCACGCGTAGAGCCCGCCCCGGGTCGTAACGCCCATCATGGCCCAGGCGCAAATGATGGAGGCGACGGTGACCATGAGGAGAATATTCATGGGGCCGGCGTAGCGGTCGGCTAGGTAGGCCGGAAGCGTGCGGCCAATGATTCCGACGCCGTTGAGGACCAGGAAAAGATTAAAGGATTCGTTCTGAGGTATGCCgatgatgtcgacgccgaacGAGCTGACATAGTAAAAGGCAAAGTAGACGCCCCAAAAGACGAGAAAGATGCCAATCGCAAACAGGGCGTACGACGCTTCCGTAAAGGCCacgaggtcgacgatgggCCCTGTGCTGTAAGGCGGCAGTCTCGGTCTCGCGAGGATGTTGGAGACGATCAGGCAGGCCATTGTGGTAAACGCCAACGCTCTCATCGTCCATCCGTAGCCAAGAACGGGAATCAGCTGTTGAAACATTGCCGGATAGACCAATCCACCCGTGGCGCTTCCGCACGCGCAAATGCCAATGGCGAGCATTTTTCGTTTGGAAAAGTACGTCGATACGATGGCCAGCGCTGGACAGAACAGGCACCCTGCGCCGAGACCGACGCAGATGCCTTGCGCCAGAAACAGCTGCCAGTACTGCGACGACAGCGAGGCCATGAACATGCCGAGCAGCGTCAAGGTCGTCCCGAACACTGCAGGGAATGAGCGTCTTGTCCTTCCTCGCACCGGATCGCATGCACTTACGGAAGACGGGACGAAAGTATCCGGCATCGGTGAGGCGACCTGAGAACGTGCCGAtgaagaagacgaggaagacCTGGACGCTTCCGATCCACGACACATCCGCGTGggagcggccgaggaagtCGACATAGTACGTCTCATAGATGCCAAACGAGTTGATGTTACCCCTGAACCGCCTTTAGCTTACTCGCCGCACGTCTGCCGACGTGGAATGCATGGCGGCCTACCAGGTGTTCATGATGATCAGATGCCCTACCAGAACTTGGGTCCACGCGCGGACTCCGCCATCAGGGGGAGGCCCCGGATCCTTCCAACTCGCAGCGCTCTTCGTTCGCACCAGTCGACTCTGCCTCTGCTCTTGCTTCGTCTCGCCCCCGGAAGATCCCACGGCCCCCGGACATGCTTCCACATCGCTGCTCTTGTCGGACATGACGACACAAAAGCTGACCTAGGATTTAATTTATATCACTCAATCACGGAAAACCCCAAAATACCTGCCCTCACAAGCGGCAAGACGTCTGGATCGGAAATGGCTTCCCCTTTCGATGGTGAACAATGCGTCAAGTGCTGTGAAGACAATTCTTGCCCAACGGACCCGAGTTGTCACAAATAATTCGCAAGTCAGAATCAACGCGTCTGATGCTCCGAATCCCAATGCGAATGGAGATGAAGAGATGAAAGAAAAGCCGGAGAAGTAGGGGTCGCCTTTGTAATAACGGTGAGCACCCTGACGATCCGCGGAACGTTCGGTCGGGGTCCCGCTAACACTGCATGTGTTGGGCCCGTCCGGTAATAACTCGTACGTGGATGTACGTGAGAGTGCATTAATAATAGCCATGGTAATATTATAGCTCCGGCCTCGGTCGTACTCGCCCTTGCGATGACTCCATGCGCCCTTCGGTCGGTGTTGGCCGCTGCCATTCATTGTGGATCTTACGCAGGGTCCATCGATCCGGACCGATATGGGGGCCTCGGAACGAGAATGAGCAAGGTACGCCGCCGTGATGATTCTAGTTTGCACACTTACCGTATGACAGCCCATCGCGTGTGCCTATTTGGGTCTTCTAGCTTTGCTTCGCCAGGAGTCCCAGCCAAGCAAGGCCTGGTATGCATGTTGGAGCGTCTGGGAAGGCCTTGTGCGAGAGAGGTTGTTTTGGAGCCGGAGTTTGCCGTGCGCCTACATTCTAACTCCGAGTGCGGAGATATAGGTGACGAGAAAGTATAAAGGTATAAACACGCGACGGTCCCCGTCCGTTGGACGAGATGAACCTTGCACCATCCCATGCATTTTCTGACCAGCAAAAAAAAAATGGCCTCGACACCTCAGACCATCTACCTCGCTGTGTGCCAAAAGCACACTCTCCGCACGACAGAGGAAACGTTGGAGGCTCTATCCCAGCAATGCCGAAAAGCGGCCAAGGAGGAACCCTCTCCGGACCTCATTCTCTTCCCCGAAGCCTACCTTGGTGGCTATCCCCGCGGGACGACGTTTGGCACTGCCGTCGGAGGGCGCACTGCCGAGGGTAGGGAGCAGTTCCTGCGCTATTTCAAGGACGCCGTGGATCTGGGGGATACCCCGGAGGGCGCGGGGGAGAAGTGGGTGATGAGGGAGCTCGAGGGGCAAGAAGAGATTGGCGTGAAaaaaggccgacgaggcgacggtaCGCGAGAGCAGCTTGAACAGGTGGCGCGAGAGACTGGCATCTTTATTGTCACAGGATTGGTCGAACGAGCCGGTGGCACCCTTTACTGTTCCGTCGTTTACGTCTGTCCCACGCTGGGAGGTGAGATTTCCCGATACCCAGACACGCGGCAAAACTGACCCGATGCCAGTGATTGGGAAAAGGAGAAAGGTCATGCCGGTGAGTCTCCTTTGTCGGATCATCCTTGCAAACCGACGATGACAAGCTGAGCATGCCCCTTTAGACAGGAAGCGAGCGTTTGATCTGGGGCCAAGGACAGCCATCGTCGCTCCGCGCcgtgacgacgagcatcaAAGGTGTCCGTATCACGCTGGCCGCTGCCATCTGCTGGGAGAATTACATGCCACTCCTGCGGCATTCACTCTATAGCCAGAACGTCAACCTCTACTTGGCACCGACGGCGGATGCGCGCGACACTTGGACGGCGCTCATGAGAACGGTGGCCTGCGAGGGAAGGTGCTTTGTCTTGAGCGCGAATCAATGCTTCAAAAAGAAGAACCAACCGGCGTGGATTTACGGCGAAAAGTCGGAAAGCGACGAGTTTGTATCCAGCGGGGGTTCGTGCATCGTGTCTCCCCTAGGAGAAGTCCTTGGAGGGCCCTCATgggaggatgaggatggcATGCTAACGGTTGGCGTGAATTTTGATGATTGCCTGCGAGGTCGACTAGACCTAGATGTGGCCGGGAGCTATTCCAGGTATGCTTACGCTCGCTGCCGGAGTTTTGGTGCCGTTTACTGACATGCCTATCAGAAACGATGCGTTCAAGCTGACCGTTACCGGACTTGATATCAGTCCTCCGATCTGACGCTGCCATTCAAGTTTGTCTGCTCCCAACAGCGCCTTCCAGGGACAGCCGTGTCGAACGTGTGCCCGGATTGCTACTTGGGGTTGTCGATACGCTCGCTGGTCTGGTAGCCAACCCATCATGCATGCGTGTGCATGGAGAGCGGCAACGGGAACTGTCCCATCTGCCGGCGTCACCCACGGATCGTGTACCAACCAAAGCTGCGCTGCCTTTTGCGCGGTTTTTCAGCAGCAAGCAAGCCATCACCTAGCAATGACCGCCCTTTCATGATCATCCCCCCCTGTTGCTTACTATCTTGCATGGAGCACGATAGCCCCACTACCCTTTCTGGCATCAAGGTCCGTTCCAGTCCGATGTCGCAATGGAGAGATTTTTTTGCGTTTTTTTTTGGACCAACGAattgtactctgcacatgtaATAGTTGTTTGCAGTTGACACCGCGAGGGATTCCTCCACTCCTGGCGAAGCTTGGGCGCAAAGATGCCCAAGTCTAATCAATTCTGGATCAGTTGACGAGCTCGGAACAAAAGTTCTCTGCGCAGAGTCTCGGCCATATGGCGGCGTGTGCTTGCTTACTCGCGTGTGCGTACGGTGGGAACCGTCATCTCGGGACCGCTCCGTCAATCTGATCTTACCTTGACGACTTTGCGTCGAGGAACATAGGCACAGTAGGATGCTGCTGTTGAGTCGCCTAAAGTGCGAGCGATGCTGTAGGGCACACCCCTGGCTTTGTATGGtgagcatgcaagtacaactgcttGCATTCATGAACACGACCCTAAGGAACACCCCTGGAATGCCCCGTGCCGAAACGGGGTAGGATCCTACTTGAACTGCTGAGTGTCGTTTCGCTCACCGATACACGTGAAGCACCACCCCTTCACCATCATGGATCGGATACCAAAGGACAGACAAAGAGACCGGACTCGCAACATGCATATCTGTCTAAATATATACCCTTTGCGCGTCCGGAAATGGCATACATGTGCCAATGGGCGGCACCTCTAATGCTATACATGATGTGAATATTACGTGCTTCTCACGGACCAACGCGAGAAGTCGGGAATGTCCCGAGATGCTGGATAGGAAAGTCGAAAATAGATCAGTCAACCTCTCAAGTACAGTCTATCTGAATCTGGACGGCACTCATAACTCGGTTGGTACGCACCAGCGTGTCCAGGAGATGgagcgtcggcatcggcatcgccgacgtaTGAGGCTGAGGTGGTTAGGGGTATGGCCGAGTTCATCCCTTACGACGCGACCAACCCTCGCATAAAGACAAAACGTCAAACATGACATGCTTGCGTGCAACTTACATGCAATGTAACTCACGTCCGTCAACTACaacaggtaggtgtacatgcacgtcgACACGAGCATAGTTCTTATACGACATCCCATTTTGGAACGAGTCTGGCCCACACGGCACGCTACTACGATCACTCCCGTCGTCTCTCGGCCATAATAACCTTAAACCTAGGACGCTAACTCGACCAGGAACGAGTTTCTTTCGGTTGCAGCTTATAGATTTATACATTTGCCGTACGCGAGAATGTATTACATTGCATCAACCGCCCCATGGGGGTGCATATACCCACGGCATCAGAATCGGGAGACTGGCACAGGAAAACTCCTCGGCTCGCGTCTTGGTAGTCCTCGGAGCGGGACATGGTCGACTCCAACGTTCCCCTTTCCACATTGGATCCATCTCCGATTATTCATCGAATGCTGATTATCCATCGAATGATGTTGTAAATTACCGACATCTCTCAGCAGTGCCAGACTGCTTTGTTTCTTGCACCATGTCAGCCATGCTGGAGACAAAGGAAATGAAAGCTGCGAAAGCAGgtgtcgatgccgccatgTCATCTCGGAGCACACATACATGGCCAGCAGAATGGATACTACGGCCCTACATTAGGATGAGAGGAGCGATACAAAACACTGAACTATTTGCGATTGTATACCTCAAAGTGGAAAACACCTCACATTGGGATACTGATCTGCAGCCGATGGCATAGTGCATCACCGGAAATTCGCTTGAACAGTAAGAATGAATGACCTCGTGACACGACTCGAAATACACTTTCATGCTGATTATATAACAGAGATAGGCTAGGATCCTGCACCAGTGAAGATGCTGCCTTGAAAGACCTTCTATACAAACAAACTTTTCATGTCCCATCATACCGTAAGGGCGATCTGACTTTCACTCCCAATCAACTTATCGCTCTCCTGAATCATCATGCCGGTTAAAAATTTCCCGTTGGCGTCCAGCACGCTGGGGTTCTTGAAGACACCAAACTTAAAGTCGTGCCACTCATCCGCCGTCCAGGTCTTGCCCGTCGTGTCGCGGAAGATTCCGCCGTCGTTCATGCGCAGAAAGTACGCAATGCTGTAGCGATCCTCGTCCTGCGTCTTCTGCAGCGGCACGACGCGGTGCACGACGCTGGCGAGCTCCCCGCCCGACAGGAACCGCAGGCTGTCGCCGACGTTGATGATGGCGTGCCCGGGGCGAGGCTCGATGAACTCCCATCGCTTCGACGTCAGCGAGAGGAACTGAAGGCCCCACTGCGCGGCGAGCAGAAAGGTGAGGGAGCCAACGTCGGTGTGCTTGTTGTGACCGACGTTCttgggcgccgccgtcgtgccgtcggccaacCTTTCATGCTTGGGGTAGCGCAGGAGGCCGAGCGTCGAGAGTGACGGGCCTGGGTCCGCGTGGTGGGCCTCGAAGCGCGAGGCGCCCGTGAGGCCAAGCTGCGACGAGAGGTGCGAGAGGATCATGAGGGTAATGTCG includes these proteins:
- a CDS encoding gibberellin 20-oxidase, with translation MAVSEPMIVSKSLPTIHLDLLRSENATESRNLLEACRGHGFFYLDLTSDLELCNLWGEMLKNMESYFKQPLQVKMQDARGSDNFGYEPMGTEEGPNPKTRDGYESLKFSRREFLKGSSDLTTSVRSQEDCFFSFIKHSHDITLMILSHLSSQLGLTGASRFEAHHADPGPSLSTLGLLRYPKHERLADGTTAAPKNVGHNKHTDVGSLTFLLAAQWGLQFLSLTSKRWEFIEPRPGHAIINVGDSLRFLSGGELASVVHRVVPLQKTQDEDRYSIAYFLRMNDGGIFRDTTGKTWTADEWHDFKFGVFKNPSVLDANGKFLTGMMIQESDKLIGSESQIALTV